tgctgagttagttgtactcatactttaccctgtacctcgtgtacagatctaggtacctccGGTCACGGAGGTTGTTAGTTATTCAGAGCTTTATCTGCAGAAACTATCGAGGTAGCTACTTGGCGTCCGCAGaacttgactctctttcctttcagttatttgtattgttctatatttccagACAGTGTTCTATACGTcagactatgttatcatttagatgctcatgtactcagtgacaccgagttttgggagtattTTATGTCGGTATTAATGAGATTTTGTATTGaccttaaatattatatttttaaacttaaaagaaattgtggtttattgaggttatcggcttgtctagtatcgagataggcgcaaTCATGACAGGtgatattttgggttgtgacaactgTACTCCATGCTTTCTTGAAGAAGTCACTACCATAGCCATCTGGACCTAGGCTTTTCTTTATGTTTATACTGTACATGGCCTGCTTAACTTCCTTCATTGTATACTCTCTTACCAGTTCTAGTTGGTGATCCACTGATAAAGTATACCCATTCCTCAGAAAGCTTGTAAAGCCTTGGTTCTATTCCTCTCCTTCTTCCCCAACAGATCTTTGTAGAACCTCACAAAGATGTTGGATATGGCTTCAAGTTCTGTTTGCTCTCTATTCTCCTCATATGTCAACTGAACAATTGCCTGCTGAAGTTTCCATACTTAATGACATCATAGAAATACTTTTTATTGTTATCTCCCAGTTTGATCTAGTTGACTTTGCTTCTTTGCTGTAGAAACATTTCAGCTAGATATGATGATTTTCTATATCTTTGAAACCTTCTTCTCTCATGCTCTTGCAGTTCTTGATCCATTGGATTGTTCTGCAATGCTAATTGTGCTGAAACTAATGCCGCCTTGTCCTCTATGCAACTTCAGTTAATATGTTTCTGAAATGCTGCCTATTCAACTCCTTCAAACTTTGTTTTAGTAGCTTCAATTTCTTCACCACTTGCAACATGATACACCCTTCAATCTGTTCTTGCCAGATTGCTTCTACTCTGGGCAAGAAATCGGGATGGTTTTCCCATGCATTACAATACTTGAAAGGTTTGCTAACATGTCTCTCATTTTCGATTTGCTCAATCTTCACTGAGCAGTGATCACCGATCCCCTCTGGGAGATGAACAGCTACAAAGTCAAGCATTTGATATAACCACTTATCATTCACAAACACCCAATCAATTTTAGAAAACACCATACTGCTACCATGCCTATCACACCATGTATATTTACTCCCTTTTGGTGGTAGTTTTACTATCCCACAAGCATCCACACATTGTTGGAACTCCACCACTTCATTTACTGTCACTTGATTCCCCCCAACCCTATCATCCATATTTAGAATTGAGTTAAAATCTCCCATTATTATCCATGGTTCATTAATACCTTGCTTGGTAGCTTCCAAGTAATAACGCAACCCTCTCCTTTCCTCTTTAGTGTTATAAGCATACACTATTGTTACCATATAGCATAACTTCAAGGTGACCTGCTGTACTCTACATGTGATGGCTTAAGCATTACTTCTCACTTGATCCACCTTGAAATAGTCAAGTCTCCATACTACCAAATTCTGCCATTATAGTGATGCTACAAATTAGTGATCCACTTCCAtccagaaaatattttatttactattgcTTCAACTTTATTTGCTTTAACCTTGGTTTCAAATAGACCAAGGAGTCTTATTTTCTCCGTATTGCAAATGATATTTACATCCTTTTGCTTATTAAGGCCATTAAGGCCCCTAATGTTCCAACTTATCATCTTATCCATTCCCTGAATGAGGTATTTGAGTATCCCCTTCATTCCTAACATTCTTATCCTAGTGCTATCCATCCACACCATCTTTAGTAAGTACTTGAAATGGATTCCTCACGTGCACTTGCTGCACTTGCCTAGAGCTTTGTCTCTGATTGTTCAAAGGAGTCACCCAACCTACTTATTGTGTTGTCTTCTTCCCCTGCCCATGTATCTTAGTTTTGGTTGCTTGCAACTCTTTTGGCTTGGTGTTTTCTTTGTCTGGCTTGACCTTTTTTATTATATGATCTTCTTTGATACCTTTTTCCTCCACCCTTTCTTTACCCTTGCCTTCTGCcttttgacctgattcctccTGCTGCACTACCAGTTTTGGTGACCATGGTTGTGGTTGCTTCTTCCTGCATTCCTTCTCCTTGTGCCCATATTTTTTGCAGCATTTTTATAGTATAGGTTTCCAGCCATATTGTACCCGTTGTTCCACCAAACATCCCCTTTTATTACGAAACATAATTTTTTCTGGAAGTGGTGTATCAATAGCCACTTCAACTAATAAGAGAGCAAAGTTCAGTCCCAACTTCTTCTCAGTTTGTTTATCCACCATCAATGGTTTCCCAATCTTACCAAGTCCCTTGGGGCTCCAATATTTAAAATCAAGTCCTGGCAACTTCACCCATATAGGAATTATTTGCAGCTCTTCCCTAGTGAACTCCATGTCAGCATTCCATGCTTTGACAATAAAGAGTTTATCGTCAAAGTGATATATACCCCCTTGTAGCAGCTCATTCTTCCCCTCCTAAGAGTCAAATCGCACAAGAACAATTTCATTTTTAAACATAGTTATCTTGTTAATTCTATATTTAGCCCACTATTATTGTATGAAACCATTAATTACAGCGAAAGGTGGGCGAGCCCCTAGCACATAACACACACAAAATGAGTAAATAGACCTTTGTTGCATTGGTACATTTTAGTGAAAACCATTTTATGTTATACCACACATAAAATGACAACTTATAAGCTCTTGTTAATCGAACTAGTTTTCAAATGTATGATATAGGTAGATTCCTTTGAATTTAAATACGTATAATAATTCGGTACctatgtatatgtatacttgtAAGGAATAGAATTATAAAATTTAGTCAAAATTCTATATCTGATTAAAACTAGTGAATGATCAACCTGTCTTCTAGTCAACCTTTCACTTTTGATCTCCGACTTTATGCAAGTAAGGaaaatgattttaaaatcttttccaaGTCGTCACTCGCAAACTCAATTCAGAAAATATGTCCTCTAATTCTTATCTTAGAAAATCTTAGGGTTTGTTTATTCCGAAAGTCAAACATTTCCTTTTTATTAAAATTCTTTCTTTTGGAAAATCAATTTCGAAACATATTATTTATTCTTAATATTTCTCCTCGCAAATCCTTggggtttttctattacaaagtCAAACATTTTCGTTTATATTAATATCATGTCTTCTACAATAAAAAATAAGGAAGACTGACCACTGATAACTTTGTTATTAAGGTTTCTTTAAGGAATAAGACGGCAAATGCTTTAAAATATAAGCTATTATTGTTGCCTTTAGAATATTCACTTTTTTCCTCTAAAATATACAATATAAACTTCATCTCTTGAGCAGATATCCATTTGTTCTCCTTTCTTGTCAAGGCtttgaaaatgtttttttttttttaaaaacattttcATAAAGGAATTAAGGATCTTTGCTACTGCAGTTTGTTTCTATTAAAGAAAAATTGAATCCTcctctttggtttattttttggCCGTTCTTTCTACTAGGAAGCTTAACTCTTCAATAGCCACTTTTATCGGATGATAAATGTTTTAATTTTACTCAATTAATTCAAAAAGTTCTAAATCTAATTAAAATAGTGGGGGGAAAAACAAAGATATTTCCATTCACTAATCCCAGAACCTCCAGAGTCCAGACGCAGTCCGTGGTCGGCTGGTCGCTATAATAATGAATGTATTCTGATGATGTGTACCATGTCGCTTACATATGTTTATATTTTGAACTAATATTAAATACATTTGACAACTTGTAATAAATCACTATAATTTCATTAATGTTATAAATATactatattatggatgttcatttagcactcagttgtaaataagcttcctgaagaagtttatccatatgagactccgccgtaaatatgtttatctatttagtactctattggaaataagcctcctgaagaagcttatcctttcggtactccgttatggataaatattacccatggtagaagattatctatatctggcacaacagcttagagtagcagcttacacagcaacttgcagtagcagcttacacagcagcttcctttcttctataaatagaggagaattcagttcattatatacataagtttgaagtttgaataatatatcagtttctctctatacttgtctttattttataacacattatcagcacgagactctgccatctcgagaaaatactttgaaagtatcagaggtacgaactttctttttctaaataatatcaaatctttctaaacttgagtttgtagccctggatatatctgGCAAAAGCTatatgtcttgggtgcttgatgcgatgggtctggaagacaccatcaaagataaaaatcaggcatcaaaccaagaccgtgccaaagcaatgatattcctacgccatcatcttgatgagggcctgaaaatggaatattttactgttaaagatctagtcatactgtggaataatttgaaagatagatatgaccacctgaagatggtcgttcttccacaggcacatTATGATTAGACTCacctaaggctacaagattttaaatctattagtGAGTATAATTCAGCTATATTCAGAATTATTTCcgaattgaaactatgtggtgataatattactgatcatgatatgttggagaaaactttcaccacttttcatgcctcgaatatgctcctgcagcagcaatatcgagagatgggattcaaaaagtattctgaacttatctcacatcttcttgtagccgagcaacataatgggctattaatgaaaaaccatgaaagttgacctactggttcttgtccattccctgaagtgaatgagacgaacttccaccaagctaagcgtggaaaaGGACGTGACCCCAGTCGTgatcatggccgtggtcggggagaaaactctaatcgtggtaataacaatgcaccaaagaacctTCCTCACCACCGGCAGTGGAAAagaaaggaacaaaagcatgaagcggtacaagcagcaaagccagaaaatgcatgctatagatgtggaggaaaagggcactggtcacgtacatgtcgtacgccaaagcacctggttgaactgtatcaagcctccctgaagaagacagagaaaaatgctgaagcaaattttatttctaaagATAAtatagacttcatgcatttggatgtagctgattactttgcactcccagaaggaaaaacaagtcatgtgatcggtagtgaatctgtagaaatataaatattttaatttttattatttgcagtagatagtatggttatgtaattattgtacataaataaaagttatgctttaaaaatgatgtttactatcatatttattttatttatggcattttgaagaatatggataatcctcaaattatgtttggatcaaaggcCAATGAAGATATTTGtataattgatagtggaacagcTCATGCtgtattcaaagatcagaaatacttttcttatttgcataagcaaaaagcaaatgtttcaacaatttctggtaatataagtttgattgaaggctccggaagagctactGTATtactgtctaagggaacaaaacttattatcgataatgcattgttctcctcaaagtcccgaagaaacttgttgagttttatagatatccgccgaaatgggtatcatgttgagacaatagatgaaatgagcGTGGactatctttgtattacaaagaatatttctggcaaaaaatgcattgtagaaaagttaccaactttatcttctggcttatactattcaaagattagtacagttgaagcacactctatcgtaaacccgaagtttactgattcaaatacttttgtgctttggcatggctatttgggccatcctggatcaataatgatgagacgaattactgaaaattcgagtgggcatccattaaagaacctgaagatttttacaaatgatgaattttcttgtgatgcttgttatcaaggcaaaatgatcactagaccatcaccaatgaaggttggcattgagtctcctgcctttttagaacgtatacatggggatatatgtggacctattcacccaccaagtgggctgtttagatattttatggtcctaatagatacatcttcaagatggtctcatgtgtgcctactatcatctcgcaacctggcatttgcaaagttattagcccaaataattcgattaagggcacaatttccagattatcctataaaggctattcgccttgataatgctggagaattctcatctcaggCTTTTGATAATTACTGTCTATCGGTTgaaataaaagttgaacatcctgtagcttatgttcatactcaaaatggccttgcagagtcatttattaaaacGGCTGCAATTGATAgtaagaccactacttatgaaaacaaaattgcccactactgtttggggccatgctatcttgcacgcaacatcacttatccgtctcaaaccaacacattataataaatattctccgtcacaattagtttttggtcatgaaccaaatattgtccatctatgaatttttggatgtgctgtatatgtgccagttgcaccaccacagcgcagtaagatgggcccccaaagaaggttaggaatatatattgggtttgaatcaccctctattatttgctatcttgaaccattgacgggagatttatttactgctcgatttgtagATTGTTGATTGGATGAAATAAATTTTCCACAATTATGGGGagtgaaaaaggaaatcaaaagagaaattgtgtggaaagtttcatcattattttACTTTGATcaacgtacccctatatgtaatcaggaggtccagaagatcatccatttatagaatatagcaaatcaaataccAGACGCAtatactgatttgaaaaggataactaagtcacatatccctgcagataatgtgcctatccgaattgatgtcccagcaggaccatctactagcatgagagttagtaaacctaaagcacgcctgaagcgtggtagacctttggattctaaggatcgaaatcctagaaaaagaaaatcgacaaatgatcaaaatgatattatgaagagatctcctgaagagacccaagatctgattagttctgagattctgGAGAAATCAATGatcccgagactcaagtgagtgaggaacttttaataagttctactggtgatgggattaatttaaatcgatctgaaatagtggtggataatatttttgcatataatattgcacttaacattatgcaagatagtgagaatcttgaacctcgatctgtcgaagaatgtcgacaaagatctgattggccaaaatggtaagagtcaattcaatcagaattgaagtcacttgctaaaagagaggtctttggaccagtagtccaaacacctgttGGTATAAAGTCatttggtcataaatgggtttttgtacgaaaaaggaatgataaaaatgaagttaaaagatacaaggctcgccttgttgcccaaggattctcacaacgacctggagtcgattatgaagaaacatattcaccagttatggatgccataatatttcgatatctcatcagtttagccttacgtgaaaggcttgaaatacatctaatggatgtggttacagcttatctgtacgggtcacttgataatgaaatttacatataaatccctgaaggatttaaaatgcctgaagcatattcaaaatctcgggtaatgtactcaatcagattacaaagatctttgtacggtttaaagcaatctgggcgcatgtggtataatcgcctcagtgaatatttgctgaaagagggttacataaatgatgttatttgttcatgtatttttataaagaaaatggcttcagaatttgttatacttgctgtttatgttgatgacataaatcttgttggaacttgagaagagctccaaaaggcaattgaatatcttaagaaagaatttgagatggaagatcttggaaagacaaaactttgtcttggtctgcaaattaaacatttagcagacgggatctttatccatcaatctgcctatacagaaagggtcttaaaacgcttttacatggacaaagcacacccattgagtacaccaatggttgttcgatcacttgaagtaaataaagatttgttccgacctccagaagaggatgaggaactccttggtcccgaagtaccctatctcagtgcaattggtgcactaatgtatcttgctaatactacaaggcctgatatagcattttctgttaatttactagcaagatatagttcttctcctacacggagacattggaatgggattaagcatatattacgatatttaaagggaactcttgatatgggtttattttatgctaacaaagatagtgcagatcttgttggttatgcatatgcaggttatttatctgatccccataaagctagatctcaaaccgggtacgtttttacatgtggaggtactatcatatcatggcgctccacaaagcaatctattgttgctacttcttcaaatcatgctgaaataatagttattcataaagcaagtagggaatgcgtatggttgagatcaataattcattttattcgagaaaaatatggtttggaatgtgagaaaagatccacaattttatacgaagacaatgctgcatgcatagcccaattgaagggaagatttataaaaggagataaaatgaaacacatttcaccaaaattattctacacacacgatcttcagaaaaatggtgacattgatgtgcaacaaatccgttcaagtgataatccggcagatttattcactaaatctttatcaacttcaacttttgagaatatggtatacaagattggaatgcggagacttaaatatttgaaacaagattttcatcagggggagtaaaatacgcgatgtactcttttttccttactaagattttttaccacatggttttccttataaggtttttaatgagacagctagcaatgcgtattactaaatatgtgtactcttttttctttattaggatttttttccactgggttttttcctagtaaggttttaatgaagcacattatcttttaatgaatatccaagggggagtgttataaatatattatattatggatgttcatttagtactccgttataaataagcttcctgaagaagcttatccatatgaggctccgccgtaaatatatttatctatttagtactccattggaaataagcctcctgaagaagtttatcctttcggtactccgttatggataaatattacccatggtagaagattatctatatctggcacaacaacttaaagtagcagcttacacaataGCTTACaaacagcttacacagcaacttcctttcttctataaataaaggagaattcagttcattatgtacataagtttgaagattgaataatatattagtttctctctatacttgtctttactttactgtctttattttataacaattaataattttttgtagTGCATAACTTTTTTACACATTAGTCAGTCAAATAGACCTACAATTATGTGGCTTTTTATAATAGTAACTATAATAtgataacatgaaaaataaaataagaaataaatttttacagtaataatataaaa
The nucleotide sequence above comes from Nicotiana tabacum cultivar K326 chromosome 12, ASM71507v2, whole genome shotgun sequence. Encoded proteins:
- the LOC142167005 gene encoding uncharacterized protein LOC142167005; its protein translation is MVTIVYAYNTKEERRGLRYYLEATKQGINEPWIIMGDFNSILNMDDRVGGNQVTVNEVVEFQQCVDACGIVKLPPKGSKYTWCDRHGSSMVFSKIDWVFVNDKWLYQMLDFVAVHLPEGIGDHCSVKIEQIENERHVSKPFKYCNAWENHPDFLPRVEAIWQEQIEGCIMLQVVKKLKLLKQSLKELNRQHFRNILTEVA